TGTACACCCGCTGGGCCGAACGCCAGCGTTTCAAGGTCGAGCTTCTCGAAGTCCATGACGGCGAAGAGGCGGGCATCAAATCCGCGACCCTGCTCGTCAAGGGACACAATGCCTATGGCTGGCTGAAGACGGAATCGGGCGTGCACCGGCTGGTGCGCATCTCGCCTTACGACAGCAACGCGCGTCGCCACACCTCCTTCTCGTCGATCTGGGTCTATCCCGTGGTCGACGACTCGATCCAGATCGAGATCAATGAAGGTGACTGCCGCATCGACACCTATCGTTCGTCGGGCGCCGGCGGCCAGCACGTCAACACCACCGACTCGGCCGTGCGCATCACGCATATGCCGACCGGCATCGTCGTGCAGTGCCAGCAGGAGCGTTCGCAGCACAAGAACCGCGCGAAGGCCTGGGACATGCTGCGCGCCCGCATGTACGAAGCCGAGCTGAAGAAGCGTGAGGACGCCGCCAACGCCGAAGCCGCCTCCAAGACGGATATCGGCTGGGGCCACCAGATCCGCTCCTACGTGCTGCAGCCCTACCAGCTGGTCAAGGACCTGCGCACCGGCGTCGCCAGCACCGCGCCTGATGATGTGCTCGACGGCGAACTCAACGAGTTCATGGAAGCGGCCCTTGCCCACCGCATCAGCGGCGCCGCCGACGCAGTCGTCGACGACGTGGATTGATAGACAAAACCAGGATTGAGATTGGAAAGCCCCGGAGACGGGGCTTTTTTGATGCTCAGGCGATCGCTTTGACCGCGCTGTCCTGGAACAGCCTTGCCGACAGATCGGCAATCTCGTCATGAACAGCTGCGCGCGCAATGCCGGGGGGGTCGGTAAAGAGCTCTGCCGCAAAGGCCAGACCGAGTGCGGTGCCCTCCGGCACGAAGACGTAATGCCCAAGCCCGCCGCCGAAGATTTTAAGAGTGCTGTGTCTCAGCCGCGCATGCAGCCATGCCGAACATTCCTCGGCCGGTGCCGCCCTGTCGGCATCGCCGACGAGAATAAGAGCGGGCGCGTCGACGGCTTTCAGGCTTTCCTCGCTGAAACCGAGAACGGATCGGCCCGGCGCGCAGAGGAGGGCAGCCTTGATTCTGTCGTCCCGGTAGCACTTCGATATCCGCGACCATGAATCGCGAAACACATCGCTGGTGCGAAGCAAGGCCGGGATATGATCGGCAAGGTCGGGAAACTCCCTTGGTCCGCGCATGCCACCCGGCTTCATCCTGGATGGCTCGAACTGCGAAAACTGGGCGACAGCGCCGAGAAGCAGCGTGACGCTATAGGCTCCGGCCGAAAATCCGGCGGCGAACACGCGGCTCGTATCGATATGACTGGAGAGATCGCCGAGCCAGTCATCGCGGTGGTCGAGCACGAAGCTCAGATCCGGCGCCCGCTCCCAAAGGCAGGCAAAACCTTCGGCGCGATAGGGCTCATTGCCGGTATTGCCGTGGTGGTTGACGCCGAGCGCTGCAAATCCGCGATCGGCGAGCCGTCGCGCCAGCCACTCCAGTCCGGCCGCGGATCCGCCGGTGCCATGCGACAACAGGACGAGGGGATAGGGCCGGGCATCCGGCCGGATGGGTGCGTCGCGGGCGACGGCCGCCTTCTTGAACCAGCTTCTTTCCGCTGTATCGCTTTCCCGCGCGTCCTCGGCGGCGGGATACCACAGCGACCAGCTGATCGGCCTGGGGCCGTTTGCGTCCCAGTTCAACCTGTTCTTGTCGTAAAGGACACCGTCGCGGTAGCCGAGTTTCATCTCTTCCACGCCTTCCCGAACGATTCCCAGTGGTTCAATTCGTCGCTTTTTCGACGGTGATGTCTCCGAATTCGTCGATCAGCACAGTCCAACCATCCGGCTCGGCATTGGGATCGGTCTTCAGATAGATCGTCGCGAACAGCCCCGGTTCCTTGATGATGCCGTTCGAATTTTCGGGGCGTATATCGGTAACATAAGGCTTCAGGTCGCTGAACTCCTGCAGCTCGACGGTAGAAGCGATCGCCGGGCCGGTCTCGGTCTGGGCAATCTGCTGGAGATAGACCTTCGAGGTCCTGTCTTCCTGGCGCACGGCAAAGAGCTTGTAATAGCCGTGGCGCGGCGTGGCCTTTCCCTCGGGATTGGCAACGCTTTCGGCACCTGTCGGCGCCCGCTCGACATCCGGTGCGTTGCCGTCATCCTCCCAGTAGCCGGTGCTGGTCGCGAAAATCACCGATGCCGGCAGGATGGCATCCTGCGCCGGCAAGGCTGCAGCCGACCATCCGATGAGGAAAACCGTGGTCATCAATATCCGTCGCACAACCATCGTCTCAATCCTTGAACTGCTCGGCGAGAATACGGTCGGACCAGGAGCGGTCGGGATCGGAAAGGATGCGTGCCGTCATATGCTCCGACTGGGCAATGCGGACATGCAGTACAGATTTGACCTCCGTATTGTCGGCCACCGCATTTACCGGCCGCTTCACCGGCTCGAGGACATCGATATCGACGGTCACCTTGTTCGGCAGCAGTGCGCCCCTCCAGCGCCGCGGCCGGAAGGCGCTGACCGGCGTCATGGCGAGCAGCGGCGCCTCGAGCGGCAGGATCGGGCCGTGGGCGGAAAGATTATAGGCCGTCGACCCGGCAGGGGTCGCCACCATCAGCCCGTCGCAGATCAGCTCCTCCAGGCGCACGCGCCCATCCACCGTGACCCGCAGATTGGCAGCCTGGTAGGACTGGCGGAAAAGATAGACTTCATTGATGGCGAGCGCCGTCGAATTGGTGCCGTCGGCATTGGCGGTCGTCATCTGCAACGGCCGGAAGACGTTTTCGACGGCGACACAGATGCGCTCCTGAAGCTGTTCGCTGCGGTAGTCGTTCATCAGAAAGCCGACCGAGCCGCGGTTCATGCCGTAGACCAGCTTGCCGGAGTTCATGGTGTTGTGCAGCGTCTGCAGCATGAAACCATCGCCGCCGAGCGCAACGATGACATCGGCATCATCGGCCGGTACGTCGCCATAGATGCGAATCAACTCCTCGCGCGCGGCGAGCGCCTCCGTCGTCGGCGAGGCGATAAAGGAAAGAGTCTGAAATGAACGGCCCATGCAATGCCCTTTGTGAAGCTGCTCTAGCTAACGGATAAAGGGCTGGTGCGACAAGGACGTTTTCTATCGCCAAGCGTTTGAGGGCGGCCGATCTCTCCCCACAGACACGAATTTTTCTTTACAGAATCATAGAATCTGCTAGTTGGGCACCTATTGCCCTTGTAGCTCAGTTGGTAGAGCACCTGATTTGTAATCAGGGGGTCGCGGGTTCGAACCCTGCCGGGGGCACCAGCCTACGCTCTGTAAGCTTCGGCTCGGCGAGCCGAAGAGAGCAGCTAAGCGGAGGCTGTCGCGCCGTAGTTCGTAGAAACGAAGGCGGACTGGTTCAGAATGCTCCGGCACCATCCGCGCGATACCGCCGGCTAACTCATAGTCTGGGTTGGACGCCGCTTCGCTCGATCGCACCGGCAGATTTGTCCAGCCATCGCACATCCCTTGATGAACCTTCCCTGAAGGGCTGCTTCAGCGCCAATTCAGCCGCGCCAGCTTATCTTCGCCTCATCAACAATGAGGAAGCAGCCATGAAGCTCGCACATCTCTTTTTCGCCGCAACCATGTCCGTCGGTGCGGCTCTTTCGTCAGTCGCCCCGGCCGCCGCCATGCCCGTCGACCGGCCGGCTGTGTCGGCCCAGGGCGATATCGTTCAAATTCGTGATGGCTGGCGACGTGATCGCGACGGTGACGACCGCGGCTGGCGTGATGAGCGTGACGACCGCGGTTGGCGCCATCAGCGCGATTGGCGCCGGTCCGACTGGCGTGATGATGACTGGCGCTGGCGCCGGTGGCGTGCCGAGCGTTGGCAGGAACGCCGTGAGTGGCGCCATCGCGATCGTGATATGCCTTTCTGGCTCTATCGCGGCTGACGCCAGCGCATTCTGCTACAGCGTTCGTTGCGCGCCCGAGACGCGCGGCGAGAGAACGGCCCGGATCATCCGGGCCGTTTTTCAATGCGTGACGGGTTCGTTGACGCTCGCCTCGAGCTTGTTGCCGTTGCCGGTCTGGCCGGCACCCGACGGCGACAGGATTGCGATGCTGAGCACGGAGGCGACCATGAAGGCGACGACGGCAATCATTATGCGCATAGGCGTTCAATCCTCGTTCAGTCGGGATTAACGCACCATTGTCGTCCGCGTTCCTATCAGGGCTAAAGCGCGCCGCATCGATTTTGATTCATGCGACGCGCTTTAGCCTTTTGTTTTTATGCATGTCGTTACCCCGGAACCGCTGCACGTTTCCTGATGACATGCATTATTGCACCGTTCCCGGCGTCGCGGGGCCGGGCGCCGTCGGCGACAGGGGATCGGGCTGGTGGACCGGGTGCGAGGTGTCCACCCAGATGATGCTGAGAATGATCCCGACGAAGACCGCGATGAAGAGGATACCGAAAATCAGCGGTCGAATAGCCATGATGGGGATCGTTCCTTCTTGCTTCCGACCGGTCGTTGCGATCGGTCATCGCCCGATCATAGTGGTCCAGGAGGTCTTTCCAAGGCAAAATCGAATTTCTCCGGCATCGGTCGAGCTTTGCGCGGCTATCTCAGGCATGCGTTTTCCATCTGTCGCAGCGGGTTGAACTGTGTCAGGGATGCCTGAAACAGTTGGGGACGGTCATGAAACGGACGGTTACAGCATCGGTCATTGTCGCGGCATTCGTCGCCGGAGCCTCTGCAAACGGTGTAGCTTTCGACAAGCCGATAAAAGTGGATGTCGTCGCGCTGCCGAAGGATGAGCTCAATCCCGATGCAAAGCCGAAGATCACCTGCAGCCGCTATCCAGCCTTCATGGTCAAGGAGGTCGATCTCGGCGAGGTCGGCGCCGAAAAGCTGGCGCTGCTTGCCGCCGATGCGCCGTGTGAGCGCACAAGCGAGCGCGAGCGGGTGATCGCGGACGATACCGCCGGCTATCTCATGGGTGTCAGCGGCGGTTTCGTCTTCTTCCGGGCGGCGGACGGGTGGAGCGGCGGGCTGCCCTTCGTCGTCTACGATGCGGCGACGGGCGAGCGGCTGCTCGACGATTCCCTCGATGGCGATGATTTTGCCGCGATCAGGAGCGGGAAGGCGGAGCTGACGCTCGATTTCCGCCGCGTCTACACGGCTTCCTGCTCGCTCTACCTCGAAGGCACCGGCTGCGCGAAAGCGATTGCCGCCGAGACCGGCCTGGCGCCGAAGCAACTGCCGGATTGCGCCGCGGCCTACAAGGCGGAAATCAAACGCAGCCCCGACCACGCCAGCGAAATCGAGAAACTGCCGAGCGTGGTCGTCTATCCCGTCGAGCTTGTCTATGCGGCCGGCGATACGACCCGACGGCCGATGGACGGTCTGACCACTTGCAAGACGCCCGACTGACCGATCAGTGACGTACGAGCGAAAGCGGCTTGCCGCCTTCCTGTTTCGATTTGTCGAAATTGCCGTCGCTGCGCATGTCGAACCCGAGCGACGAGCCGTCACCGCCCATCAGCGTGAGGGCGAAACCCTCGATATGCCAGACCGCAAGCTTGAGCTTGGCGACATTGGCAGCGCAGTCACCGGAGAGTGACAATGGCGCATTGCCGTCCGTCCCGACATTGCTGTCGAGCGTGACGCCGCAAAGCCTTTCTCCGTCCGGCCGCTGCATTGTCCAAGTCCCGGCAAGGCTGTCGAAGGTCGGCAGGTGATCGACGCCGTCGGGGGCTGCAGGCAGCAGAAACAGCTTGCCGTCTTCCGTCTTCATCGGAGAGCCCTCGTTTTCGACGAAATGGGCAAGCACCTTGCGCGTCGGATCGATCAGGATGAGGCCGCCATTGCCGTCGAAATTCCACGCAGCGGCATCCGCGAGGGCTGGTAACGGCTTGGTGCAGGCCTCCTGCCCGGAAACCGAATAGCCGCCGATCGCCATGTCGGTTCCGAGCGTCATCCGGCATCCCGCGCGCCCGTCTTCCGGCGCGACGAGATAGGTTCCTGCCTGCGCTTTGAGGATGTCGGGATCGATATCCTGCCCATACGTCTGACCGCAGATGAGGAGGGCGGCTGCGCAAGCCGCGAGCCGAAAGACCAAACGGATCATGACAGTCCCCCTTGTCGCGGCCCGCATGCGGACCAGCCTATGCCTTCAGGTAAAGCCGCGCCGCATAAAGCGCGATCGCCGCCGCATTCGAGACGTTCAGCGATTTGATCGCGCCCGGCATGTCGAGGCGGGCAAGCGCGTTGACGGTTTCCCGCGTCTTCTGGCGAAGCCCCTTGCCCTCGGAGCCGAGCACCAGCGCCACTTTCTCGCCCGAAAACGTGCCCTCGAGCGCCGCAGGCCCTTCCGAATCGAGGCCGATGGTGGAGAAGCCGAGCTTGTGCAGTTCACCGAGCGCATCGGCGAGATTGGTCACCTGTATGTAAGGTATCAGTTCCAGCGCGCCGGAGGCGGATTTGGCCAGCACGCCTGACTCAGTCGGGCTGTGTCTCTGGGTGGTGATGACGGCGCCGGCATTGAAGGCGACCGCCGAACGCATGATCGCGCCGACATTATGCGGATCGGTGACCTGGTCGAGGACGAGCAGGAGAGGGCTGTCCTTCAGTGCTTCGAGCCGGCGGACCGGCAGCGGCCGCGTTTCCAGCATGACGCCTTGATGGATCGCCTCGGGACCGAGCACCTTGTCGATCTCCTGCGGCGAGACGATCTCGAAGGGAATGCCGAGCGTTTCGACGTCGACTTCGAGCCGCGCCAGCGCGTTCTGCGTCACGAAGAGTTTGATCTTCTTGCGCTCGGGATTGTCGAGGGCGGCGCGCACGGTATGCAGGCCATAGAGATGCACCTGGTCGGGCGCCAGCGCCGGCGGCTTCCAGTCCTCACCCCCGCGCCTGCGTTTCTGCGGCTGAGGGGTCGGGATCTCGCCGCGTTCGCGCTTGGCGTCACGGTGGGCGCGCCGCAGCGTGGCGTAATGCGTATCCTTGGCCGATGGGTCTGTCGCGGCCTTGCCGCCGGGTTTTTTGTCTTTGCTCATGCGGCTTTATAGCCATGGCGCTCGCCGCCGCATAGGCTTTCTTTCATATGCCGGCTTTCGGCGGCGAATGAAATTTTTCGTGTTTTTTTCCGTTGTCATCGTGTTGACAGACTGAAATGCTCCGGTCATATACGCGGCGCAGACGACGGGCGGCAACGCTTCGAAGTCTGACAAACTTGGTCTTCTAGATCCGGACGAAAAACTGGAGAGATGCCCGAGTGGTTAAAGGGGACGGACTGTAAATCCGTTGGCTCAGCCTACGTTGGTTCAAATCCAACTCTCTCCACCATTCGTCATCGGATCGGACCACCCCGCGGGTATAGCTCAATGGTAGAGCAGCAGCCTTCCAAGCTGAATACGCGGGTTCGATTCCCGCTACCCGCTCCAGTTTTCCAAAGCTCGTTCATGCGCCCGGTGCTGCCGCTATAATTTCCGCACGTCGATGTTTCGGAAGAGGCTGGCGACAGCGGCTCTCGACTGACAGGCGAGGGCGCTCGATCCTTCGCGCCCGTGCTTCATCTCTCGCCGTCCACGCGATTTTCTGCAAGGATTTCAGTGATTTTCCCCTGCATGCCGGCGAATCGCCTTGCAGCCGGCGAATTGTCCCCCATATGCGCTGTCACACCAAGAATGGCGTCTGCAATTAAGTCTTGCGCAATGTCGCCGAAAGCCTTAAACGGCGGCACTAAACCGGTTCGCCGGGGCCCACCATTTCGTTCACAGGAAGCATTCAAATGGCAAAGAGTAAGTTTGAGCGCAACAAGCCGCACGTCAACATTGGCACGATCGGCCACGTTGACCACGGCAAGACGTCTCTGACGGCAGCGATCACGAAGTACTTCGGTGAGTTCAAGGCGTACGACCAGATCGACGCTGCTCCGGAAGAAAAGGCCCGCGGCATCACCATTTCGACGGCGCACGTCGAGTATGAGACGCCGGCCCGCCACTACGCCCACGTCGACTGCCCCGGCCACGCCGACTACGTCAAGAACATGATCACCGGTGCTGCCCAGATGGACGGCGCGATTCTGGTGTGCTCGGCCGCTGACGGCCCGATGCCGCAGACGCGCGAACACATCCTGCTCGCCCGCCAGGTCGGCGTTCCGGCGATCGTTGTGTTCCTGAACAAGGTCGACCAGGTTGACGACGCCGAGCTTCTCGAACTGGTCGAGCTCGAAGTTCGCGAACTTCTGTCGTCCTACGACTTCCCGGGCGACGATATCCCGGTCGTCAAGGGTTCGGCGCTTGCTGCTCTTGAAGATTCTGACAAGAAGATCGGCGAAGACGCGATCCGCGAGCTGATGGCAGCTGTTGACGCCTACATCCCGACGCCTGAGCGTCCGATCGACCAGCCGTTCCTGATGCCGATCGAAGACGTGTTCTCGATCTCGGGCCGCGGCACTGTGGTGACCGGCCGCGTCGAGCGTGGCATTGTCAAGGTTGGCGAAGAAGTCGAGATCGTCGGCATCCGCGCGACCTCGAAGACGACGGTGACCGGCGTTGAAATGTTCCGCAAGCTGCTCGATCAGGGCCAGGCTGGCGACAACATCGGCGCACTGGTTCGCGGTGTGAACCGTGACGGCGTCGAGCGTGGCCAGATCCTGTGCAAGCCGGGCTCTGTCAAGCCGCACAAGAAGTTCATGGCGGAAGCCTACATCCTGACGAAGGAAGAGGGTGGCCGTCATACGCCGTTCTTCACCAACTACCGTCCGCAGTTCTACTTCCGCACGACGGACGTTACCGGCATCGTGACGCTGCCTGAGGGCACCGAGATGGTCATGCCGGGCGACAACGTCACGGTTGCCGTCGAGCTGATCGTTCCGATCGCGATGGAAGAAAAGCTGCGCTTCGCGATCCGCGAAGGCGGCCGCACCGTCGGCGCCGGTATCGTTGCTTCGATCGTCGAGTAATCCTGGGATTACCCGAAATTCAGGAAAAACCCCGCTGGAAACGGCGGGGTTTTTTCGTTTTGATACCTGCTTGAGGGATTAACAGGTGTTGTAAAAATATCGTTAAATATGCCTGTCACAGTATTTTGTTCATCTCACATTCAGAAACCAGTTGTGATTGGTTCATTTTAGTCCAGACTCCTTCATGCAAAGAGGAGAGCCCGGATGATTCCAAAGGCCACGTTCGTTGCGACGATATTCGCGATGTATGTTTTCACGATGTTTTTCATCGCTGCAATTCCGCAGGAGGTTGTTCAGGCAGCCGGAGTGCAGATCGGTGACGTAACCGTCGTTAAGTGACGATTTCAGCAGTTCACCGCAGGCGTCTGCGGTGAACGGAAATGATCGGCCAGGCGCCCGGAGAGGGTGCTCCTGGCGACGCGGGGGTAAACCCTTGCAGGACGCTCGCTTGCTCTTCGCGCGGAAGCGTCTAACTATGCCTCCGATTTGATGACGCGGAGGATATTCCATGAAGAAGCGAATTCTGTTTACGGGCGGTTCGGGCAAGGCAGGTCGCCATACCGTGCCATGGCTCGTCAATGCGGGTTACGAGGTTCACAACCTCGATCTGGTGCCGCTGGACAGTCCCGGCGTCACCAATCTCATTGCCGACATCACCGATAGCGGCCAGGTCTTCAACGCGCTGTCTATGCACCGCGATTTTCCCGATCTCGATGCGGGCAGGGGCGTGCAGCCCTTCGATGCCGTCGTGCATTTCGCTGCCATCCCGCGCATTCTGATCAAGCCCGACAATGAGACTTTCCGCATCAATACGATGGGCACTTATAATGTCATCGAGGCGGCGGTGAAGCTCGGCATCAGGAAGATTATCGTCGCATCCAGCGAGACGACCTACGGCGTCTGCTTCGCCGAAGGCCATCGCGATTTCCACCAGTTCCCGCTGGAGGAAGACTACGACGTCAATCCGATGGATTCCTACGGGCTTTCCAAGGTGGTCAACGAAAAGACGGCGCGCGCCTTTGCGGAGCGTTCAGGCTTCGACATCTATGCGCTGCGCATCGGTAACGTCATCGAGCCGCACGAATATGAGAGGTTCCCCACCTATTTCGCCAATCCCGAGATGCGCAAACGCATCGCCTGGAGTTATATCGACGCCCGCGATCTCGGGCAGATCTGCCATCTCTGCGTCGAAAAGGACGGTCTGGGCTATCAGGTCTTCAATGCGGCGAACGATACCGTCTCGGCCAATACGCCGTCGAGGGAGCTTGCCAGGCGATTCTTCCCCAACGTGCCCTTCACCCGCGAGATCGGCGAATATGAAGGCCTGCTCTCCAACCGCAAGATTCGCGAGGTGCTGGGTTTTAAGGAAGAGCACGATTGGCGCAAATACGTGAAGGTCTGAACCCGTATCGGCGGCGCGATGAGCAAGCCGATCGCTCGCATATGCGCAGAATGGCTATGAAAAACGAAAATCGTGCTTGCCAATCCGCCGTCGCCGTCTTAAAGGGAGCGCCATGCTTTTCAGCAGCGATTTGCGGGCCTTGGCCCAGCGCTGAATGAGCGGCATGAAGGGGTATAGCTCAGTTGGTAGAGCGGCGGTCTCCAAAACCGCAGGTCGTAGGTTCGAGCCCTACTGCCCCTGCCATTTTCCTTGATGCGGGACAGCGCGGACGTGCTCGCGGCATTCCGGCCGGGGATCGATGGGCAGTGACTAATTTCGTTAAACTTCGGTTTCCCTCTTGTGTATTGGGGAATCGGTGTTTATTTAGGGTTCAACAGACACGCGGTGCGTGGGGCTGATAGTTTCAGCTTTACGCGCCGTAATTGCGTGGGCAGTCGATGGCATCAAAATCCAATCCGTTTGCGTTTCTGCAGCAGGTTCGCTCCGAGACGTCCAAAGTTACATGGCCGTCGCGCCGCGAGACGATGATCTCGACGGTCATGGTGCTTGTGATGGTGGTTTTCGCCGCGCTGTTTTTCTTTGCCGCTGACCAGCTGATCGGCTGGGCTCTGAGCTTCGTGCTCAATACCGGCAACTGATACGGGTGGAGATGAAAATGGCGGCACGTTGGTACATCGTCCACGCATATTCAAATTTTGAAAAGAAGGTCGCTGAAGACATCGAGAACAAGGCTCGCCAGAAGGGGCTTGAGCACCTGTTCGAGAAGATCCTCGTGCCGACCGAAAAGGTGGTGGAAGTGCGTCGCGGCCGCAAGGTCGACAGCGAGCGCAAGTTCTTCCCGGGCTATGTCATGGTTCGCGCCAATCTGACGGACGAAGCCTACCATCTGATCAAGAACACGCCGAAGGTCACAGGCTTCCTCGGCTCCGACAATAAGCCCGTTCCGATTCCGGATCATGAAGCCGAGCGCATTCTCGGCCAGGTCCAGGAAGGTGTCGAGCGGCCGAAGGCCTCCATTACCTTCGAGATCGGCGAGCAGGTTCGCGTTTCCGACGGCCCGTTCGCGTCGTTCAACGGCACGGTTCAGGATGTGGACGAAGAGCGTTCGCGCCTGAAGGTCGAAGTGTCGATCTTCGGCCGCGCAACGCCGGTCGAGCTGGAATACGCTCAGGTCGAGAAGGTCTGATTGTAAGAGATTGGAAGCAGGCCTTTGCGGCCGGTTTCCTGCGGACCTTGTCCGCACCCGCGTGGAAGGTGAGGGGTCTTAGCCGGACCCTAATGATCCGCACCACGCAACCGCAGCCGCCGGAGAGATCCGGCATCACGGGCCGGGCGACCGGCCGTTCATGAAAGGCAGAGAGATATGGCTAAGAAAGTTGCAGGCCAGCTCAAGCTTCAGGTCAAGGCAGGATCGGCAAACCCGTCCCCGCCGATTGGTCCGGCGCTTGGTCAGCGTGGCATTAACATCATGGAATTCTGCAAGGCGTTCAATGCCGCCACGCAGGAAATGGAAAAGGGCATGCCGATCCCGGTCGTCATCACCTATTACCAGGACAAGTCCTTCACCTTCGCGATGAAGCAGCCTCCGGTCAGCTACTGGCTGAAGAAGGAAGCGAAGATCACGTCCGGTTCCAAGACGCCCGGCAAGGGCGCCAAGGCCGGTTCCCTCACCAAGGCTCAGATCAAGTCGATCGCAGAAGCCAAGATGAAGGATCTGAACGCAGCGGATATCGAAGGTGCAATGGCGATGATCGAGGGCTCTGCCCGCGCCATGGGCCTGGAAGTGGTGGGTTAAGATCATGGCTGGTAAGCGCACGCAGAAGATCAACGAAGGTGTTGATCCCACCAAGCTCTACGCTCTGAGCCTCGCCATCGGCATGGTCAAGGAACGGGCTGTCGCCAAGTTCGACGAAACCATCGAAGTCTCGATGAACCTCGGCGTCGACCCGCGCCATGCGGACCAGATGGTTCGCGGCGTCGTCAATCTGCCGAACGGCACGGGCCGTACGGTTCGCGTCGCCGTCTTCGCTCGTGGCGTCAAGGCCGATGAAGCCAAGGCTGCCGGTGCCGATATCGTCGGCGC
This Rhizobium acidisoli DNA region includes the following protein-coding sequences:
- the prfB gene encoding peptide chain release factor 2 (programmed frameshift) gives rise to the protein MRAEIENVVDETKQAITLLRRHLDWDQAIRRLDWLNNKAEDPNLWNDAQEAQKLMRERQQLDDGISGVKQLEQQLNDNIELIELGEEEGDEGVVKEAEDTLKALKAEAARRQVEAMLSGEADGNDTYLEVHSGAGGTESQDWANMLLRMYTRWAERQRFKVELLEVHDGEEAGIKSATLLVKGHNAYGWLKTESGVHRLVRISPYDSNARRHTSFSSIWVYPVVDDSIQIEINEGDCRIDTYRSSGAGGQHVNTTDSAVRITHMPTGIVVQCQQERSQHKNRAKAWDMLRARMYEAELKKREDAANAEAASKTDIGWGHQIRSYVLQPYQLVKDLRTGVASTAPDDVLDGELNEFMEAALAHRISGAADAVVDDVD
- a CDS encoding alpha/beta hydrolase family protein; translation: MKLGYRDGVLYDKNRLNWDANGPRPISWSLWYPAAEDARESDTAERSWFKKAAVARDAPIRPDARPYPLVLLSHGTGGSAAGLEWLARRLADRGFAALGVNHHGNTGNEPYRAEGFACLWERAPDLSFVLDHRDDWLGDLSSHIDTSRVFAAGFSAGAYSVTLLLGAVAQFSQFEPSRMKPGGMRGPREFPDLADHIPALLRTSDVFRDSWSRISKCYRDDRIKAALLCAPGRSVLGFSEESLKAVDAPALILVGDADRAAPAEECSAWLHARLRHSTLKIFGGGLGHYVFVPEGTALGLAFAAELFTDPPGIARAAVHDEIADLSARLFQDSAVKAIA
- a CDS encoding NAD kinase, which produces MGRSFQTLSFIASPTTEALAAREELIRIYGDVPADDADVIVALGGDGFMLQTLHNTMNSGKLVYGMNRGSVGFLMNDYRSEQLQERICVAVENVFRPLQMTTANADGTNSTALAINEVYLFRQSYQAANLRVTVDGRVRLEELICDGLMVATPAGSTAYNLSAHGPILPLEAPLLAMTPVSAFRPRRWRGALLPNKVTVDIDVLEPVKRPVNAVADNTEVKSVLHVRIAQSEHMTARILSDPDRSWSDRILAEQFKD
- a CDS encoding AprI/Inh family metalloprotease inhibitor; translated protein: MIRLVFRLAACAAALLICGQTYGQDIDPDILKAQAGTYLVAPEDGRAGCRMTLGTDMAIGGYSVSGQEACTKPLPALADAAAWNFDGNGGLILIDPTRKVLAHFVENEGSPMKTEDGKLFLLPAAPDGVDHLPTFDSLAGTWTMQRPDGERLCGVTLDSNVGTDGNAPLSLSGDCAANVAKLKLAVWHIEGFALTLMGGDGSSLGFDMRSDGNFDKSKQEGGKPLSLVRH
- the rlmB gene encoding 23S rRNA (guanosine(2251)-2'-O)-methyltransferase RlmB gives rise to the protein MSKDKKPGGKAATDPSAKDTHYATLRRAHRDAKRERGEIPTPQPQKRRRGGEDWKPPALAPDQVHLYGLHTVRAALDNPERKKIKLFVTQNALARLEVDVETLGIPFEIVSPQEIDKVLGPEAIHQGVMLETRPLPVRRLEALKDSPLLLVLDQVTDPHNVGAIMRSAVAFNAGAVITTQRHSPTESGVLAKSASGALELIPYIQVTNLADALGELHKLGFSTIGLDSEGPAALEGTFSGEKVALVLGSEGKGLRQKTRETVNALARLDMPGAIKSLNVSNAAAIALYAARLYLKA
- the tuf gene encoding elongation factor Tu, coding for MAKSKFERNKPHVNIGTIGHVDHGKTSLTAAITKYFGEFKAYDQIDAAPEEKARGITISTAHVEYETPARHYAHVDCPGHADYVKNMITGAAQMDGAILVCSAADGPMPQTREHILLARQVGVPAIVVFLNKVDQVDDAELLELVELEVRELLSSYDFPGDDIPVVKGSALAALEDSDKKIGEDAIRELMAAVDAYIPTPERPIDQPFLMPIEDVFSISGRGTVVTGRVERGIVKVGEEVEIVGIRATSKTTVTGVEMFRKLLDQGQAGDNIGALVRGVNRDGVERGQILCKPGSVKPHKKFMAEAYILTKEEGGRHTPFFTNYRPQFYFRTTDVTGIVTLPEGTEMVMPGDNVTVAVELIVPIAMEEKLRFAIREGGRTVGAGIVASIVE
- a CDS encoding NAD-dependent epimerase/dehydratase family protein; translation: MKKRILFTGGSGKAGRHTVPWLVNAGYEVHNLDLVPLDSPGVTNLIADITDSGQVFNALSMHRDFPDLDAGRGVQPFDAVVHFAAIPRILIKPDNETFRINTMGTYNVIEAAVKLGIRKIIVASSETTYGVCFAEGHRDFHQFPLEEDYDVNPMDSYGLSKVVNEKTARAFAERSGFDIYALRIGNVIEPHEYERFPTYFANPEMRKRIAWSYIDARDLGQICHLCVEKDGLGYQVFNAANDTVSANTPSRELARRFFPNVPFTREIGEYEGLLSNRKIREVLGFKEEHDWRKYVKV
- the secE gene encoding preprotein translocase subunit SecE — encoded protein: MASKSNPFAFLQQVRSETSKVTWPSRRETMISTVMVLVMVVFAALFFFAADQLIGWALSFVLNTGN
- the nusG gene encoding transcription termination/antitermination protein NusG — its product is MAARWYIVHAYSNFEKKVAEDIENKARQKGLEHLFEKILVPTEKVVEVRRGRKVDSERKFFPGYVMVRANLTDEAYHLIKNTPKVTGFLGSDNKPVPIPDHEAERILGQVQEGVERPKASITFEIGEQVRVSDGPFASFNGTVQDVDEERSRLKVEVSIFGRATPVELEYAQVEKV
- the rplK gene encoding 50S ribosomal protein L11 — its product is MAKKVAGQLKLQVKAGSANPSPPIGPALGQRGINIMEFCKAFNAATQEMEKGMPIPVVITYYQDKSFTFAMKQPPVSYWLKKEAKITSGSKTPGKGAKAGSLTKAQIKSIAEAKMKDLNAADIEGAMAMIEGSARAMGLEVVG